A region from the uncultured Draconibacterium sp. genome encodes:
- a CDS encoding peptide chain release factor 3 — MTFLEEINRRRTFGIVSHPDAGKTTLTEKLLLFGGAIRVAGAVKSNKIKKGATSDFMEIERQRGISVATSVMGFEYNGYKVNILDTPGHQDFQEDTFRTLTAVDSVIIVIDAAKGVEPQTEKLMNVCRMRKTPVIVFVNKMDRPSQDPFTLMDEIEDQLKIKVRPLSWPINNGPDFKGVYNIFNRSLKLFKPDIQEIEERIKFEDVTDPALEDHIGEDADVLREELELVEGIYPEFKSEDYLAGELAPVFFGSALYNFGVQELLDSFVEIAPTPQPSFSEEREIKPEEKGFTGFVFKIHANIDPNHRSRIAFVKICSGEFERNKMYKNVRLGKSFRISSPTAFMASQKEIVEYAYPGDIIGVPDTGNYIIGDTITDGEEIHFKGLPSFSPEMFRYVENADPMKAKQLAKGIDQLMDEGVAQLFTSAFNGRKIIGTVGQLQFEVIQYRLEHEYGAKCRFEPLSMHKACWIQCNDQKVLTEFKKRKHQKMAKDKLGRDVFMADSSFILQMAQDEFKDIKFHFTSEF; from the coding sequence ATGACTTTTTTAGAAGAAATAAACCGTCGCCGCACCTTTGGAATTGTAAGCCACCCTGATGCCGGGAAAACTACACTAACCGAAAAGTTATTACTTTTTGGTGGAGCCATTCGCGTAGCCGGAGCCGTAAAAAGCAATAAAATTAAAAAGGGAGCCACTTCTGATTTTATGGAAATTGAACGCCAGCGTGGTATCTCGGTGGCCACCTCGGTAATGGGTTTCGAATACAACGGTTACAAGGTTAATATTCTGGATACGCCCGGTCACCAGGATTTTCAGGAAGACACCTTCCGCACGCTTACAGCGGTTGACAGTGTTATTATTGTAATTGATGCTGCCAAGGGGGTTGAGCCGCAAACCGAAAAACTAATGAACGTTTGCCGCATGCGCAAAACGCCGGTTATTGTGTTTGTAAATAAAATGGACCGCCCCTCGCAAGATCCGTTTACACTAATGGACGAAATTGAAGACCAGCTAAAAATTAAAGTGCGCCCCTTAAGTTGGCCCATCAACAATGGCCCCGATTTTAAAGGCGTGTACAATATTTTTAACCGCAGCCTGAAACTCTTTAAACCCGATATTCAGGAAATTGAAGAACGAATAAAATTTGAAGATGTTACTGATCCGGCTTTGGAAGACCACATTGGCGAAGATGCCGATGTATTGCGCGAAGAACTGGAACTGGTTGAAGGTATTTATCCTGAATTTAAGAGCGAAGACTACCTGGCGGGAGAGCTGGCTCCGGTATTTTTTGGTAGTGCACTGTATAACTTTGGCGTTCAGGAGTTGCTTGATTCGTTTGTGGAAATTGCCCCAACTCCTCAACCCAGCTTTTCAGAAGAACGTGAAATTAAACCGGAAGAAAAAGGATTTACGGGTTTTGTCTTTAAAATTCATGCCAATATCGACCCGAATCACCGCAGCCGTATTGCCTTTGTAAAAATCTGCTCCGGCGAATTTGAACGCAATAAAATGTACAAAAATGTGCGCCTGGGAAAATCATTCCGAATTTCGAGCCCCACAGCTTTTATGGCTTCGCAAAAAGAAATTGTTGAATATGCCTACCCCGGCGATATAATTGGAGTACCCGATACCGGAAACTATATTATTGGCGATACCATTACCGATGGCGAAGAAATCCACTTTAAAGGCTTACCGAGTTTCTCGCCCGAAATGTTCCGCTACGTGGAAAATGCCGACCCCATGAAAGCCAAACAGCTGGCCAAAGGGATAGACCAGCTAATGGACGAAGGTGTGGCGCAGTTGTTTACCAGTGCTTTTAACGGACGAAAAATTATTGGAACCGTTGGGCAATTACAATTTGAAGTTATTCAGTACCGCCTCGAGCACGAATACGGTGCCAAGTGCCGTTTCGAGCCTTTGTCGATGCACAAAGCCTGCTGGATACAGTGCAACGACCAAAAGGTATTAACGGAATTTAAAAAACGGAAACACCAAAAAATGGCCAAGGATAAACTGGGCCGCGATGTGTTTATGGCCGATTCATCGTTTATCCTTCAAATGGCACAAGATGAATTTAAAGACATTAAGTTCCATTTTACTTCGGAGTTTTAA
- a CDS encoding transposase produces the protein MKTTPLEYGNFYHIYNRGINGCNLFKENENYEYFLHLYEKYISPVADTYAWVLMKNHFHFLVKIKSVDELNLQGFQNLEGIQGTNRNRANQQFSNLFNAYTKAINKRFNRTGSLFEHPFKRIQVTNNKHLKYLVYYIHHNPIHHEFCEHFLDYPWSSYLTVVSPKATKLRRYEVLRWFDDKTNFEKIHSQQEIQKFNELDIYNSGDL, from the coding sequence ATGAAAACCACCCCGCTCGAATACGGCAACTTTTATCATATCTACAACCGAGGAATTAATGGTTGTAACTTGTTTAAGGAAAACGAGAATTACGAGTATTTCCTGCATTTGTACGAAAAGTATATTTCGCCGGTTGCCGATACCTACGCCTGGGTGCTGATGAAAAATCATTTTCATTTTTTGGTAAAAATAAAATCAGTTGATGAACTAAACCTTCAAGGTTTTCAAAACCTTGAAGGTATACAAGGAACGAACCGTAACCGCGCAAATCAACAATTTTCTAATTTATTTAACGCCTACACCAAAGCCATAAACAAACGGTTTAACCGAACCGGGAGTTTGTTCGAACATCCGTTTAAACGAATTCAGGTAACTAACAACAAGCATTTAAAATACCTGGTGTATTATATTCATCATAATCCTATACACCATGAGTTCTGCGAGCATTTTTTAGATTATCCGTGGAGTTCGTATTTAACCGTGGTTTCGCCCAAAGCAACCAAACTAAGAAGATACGAAGTATTGCGGTGGTTTGATGATAAAACCAATTTTGAAAAAATTCATTCGCAGCAAGAAATTCAGAAATTTAATGAATTGGATATTTACAATTCGGGAGACCTTTAA
- the cas2 gene encoding CRISPR-associated endonuclease Cas2: MQQNRLNAYHIMWLFVFFDLPVTSKKERRLATRFRKDLMKDGFSMMQFSVYNRHCASKESAEVHIKRVKSFIPDHGQVSILSVTDKQYGNIINVWGNKSSPLPEGPKQLEMF; encoded by the coding sequence ATGCAACAAAACCGGCTAAACGCCTATCATATTATGTGGTTATTCGTATTTTTCGACCTCCCGGTAACAAGTAAAAAGGAACGTCGGTTGGCCACCCGTTTTCGAAAAGACCTGATGAAAGACGGTTTTTCGATGATGCAGTTTTCAGTGTACAATCGCCATTGCGCCAGTAAAGAAAGTGCCGAAGTACATATAAAACGGGTAAAAAGTTTTATCCCCGACCACGGACAGGTAAGTATACTTTCGGTAACCGATAAACAATACGGCAACATTATAAATGTTTGGGGCAATAAATCGAGCCCCCTGCCCGAAGGCCCCAAACAACTCGAAATGTTTTGA
- a CDS encoding GNAT family N-acetyltransferase — MTTLIIRADDSAKYWSQLVGLYIATFSKGKSFQYNSVDETSAYLKMIFREGYGILVLDEEQLLGALLLTPLHFDKLLPAEIADNFNIKRSVYVAEMMVEKTQQGKGIGKKMLNYFFETVDRQLYTDAFIRVWIENETALGLYKKVGFKPCASIVQAKLLADKSGMFDFKKVYLHKKLEG, encoded by the coding sequence ATGACGACTTTAATTATTCGCGCCGATGATTCTGCTAAATATTGGAGCCAATTGGTCGGCCTTTATATTGCTACCTTTTCAAAAGGAAAAAGCTTTCAATATAACAGTGTAGATGAAACCTCGGCTTATCTGAAAATGATATTCAGGGAGGGGTACGGAATACTGGTTTTGGACGAGGAGCAATTGCTTGGAGCCCTTTTGTTAACGCCACTACATTTTGATAAATTGCTCCCCGCTGAAATTGCCGACAACTTTAATATAAAACGTTCGGTTTATGTGGCCGAAATGATGGTGGAAAAAACACAGCAAGGAAAAGGAATAGGCAAAAAAATGTTGAACTACTTTTTTGAGACAGTGGACAGACAGCTTTATACCGATGCCTTTATTCGGGTTTGGATAGAAAACGAAACAGCTTTAGGTTTGTACAAGAAAGTTGGATTTAAGCCATGCGCATCCATTGTTCAAGCCAAGTTACTTGCCGATAAAAGCGGGATGTTCGATTTTAAAAAAGTATACCTGCACAAAAAACTGGAAGGATGA
- a CDS encoding helix-turn-helix domain-containing protein — translation MQQPELGKKIAELRKLKGLTQEELVEKCKLNVRTLQRIEAGEVRPRAYTLNVLSEVLDYNFNGVSAKLPGALLLFVRNVADIINLKKHTMKKVSILSSTLLIVFLGVFMFNFRSVSKSEQVLHVVVKEQNTNSIKWFNSGQVKQLMNDYASDACFYRNGHPAYCGKEEISKAIQKAVDAEAFKLTTIDLISLHVSGDVAIEKSLTTSQLPNGQFIRTINIQHWQRSNKKWMIVNDIDVLLY, via the coding sequence ATGCAGCAACCAGAATTGGGCAAAAAAATTGCCGAACTCCGAAAACTAAAAGGATTAACCCAGGAAGAACTGGTAGAAAAATGTAAGCTGAATGTGCGTACCCTGCAACGTATTGAGGCCGGCGAAGTAAGGCCAAGGGCTTACACCTTAAATGTGCTTTCCGAAGTGCTGGATTATAACTTTAACGGCGTTTCTGCAAAATTACCGGGGGCATTGCTGCTTTTTGTTCGGAATGTAGCCGACATTATCAACTTAAAAAAACATACCATGAAAAAAGTCAGCATTTTATCATCAACCCTCTTAATTGTATTCCTTGGCGTATTTATGTTTAATTTTAGGAGTGTAAGTAAAAGCGAGCAGGTACTCCATGTTGTGGTTAAAGAGCAGAATACGAACAGTATAAAGTGGTTTAATTCGGGGCAGGTTAAGCAGTTAATGAACGATTATGCAAGCGATGCCTGTTTCTATCGTAACGGTCATCCGGCGTACTGCGGTAAGGAGGAAATTAGCAAAGCCATACAAAAAGCCGTTGATGCAGAAGCCTTTAAGTTAACAACAATCGATTTAATTTCGCTGCATGTAAGTGGCGATGTGGCAATAGAGAAGAGTCTTACCACATCGCAACTACCCAACGGGCAATTTATCCGAACAATAAATATTCAACATTGGCAGCGTAGTAACAAAAAATGGATGATTGTGAATGATATTGATGTGTTACTTTATTAA
- a CDS encoding DUF2179 domain-containing protein — MDTSFYDSGIFTYGILPALIFISRVIDVSFGTIRIVMVSKGHKIWAPVLGFFEVFIWLLAISRIFQNLDNWTCYVAYAGGFACGNYVGLLIEEKLAVGIVKIQIITRMNAENLIANLKEAGYGITHHEARGGSENVSIIYSIINRKEIKKVEKIVKNSNPKAFYSVEDVKFVNEGVFPIRAAASRLRKGK; from the coding sequence ATGGATACAAGTTTTTACGACAGCGGAATTTTTACCTACGGCATTCTTCCCGCACTCATTTTTATCTCGCGGGTAATCGACGTTTCGTTTGGCACCATTCGTATAGTAATGGTTTCAAAAGGCCATAAAATATGGGCGCCGGTGCTGGGTTTTTTCGAAGTGTTTATCTGGCTGTTAGCCATTTCGCGCATTTTCCAAAACCTCGATAACTGGACCTGCTATGTGGCTTATGCCGGTGGCTTTGCCTGCGGAAACTATGTGGGCTTACTTATTGAAGAAAAACTGGCCGTTGGTATTGTTAAAATACAGATTATTACCCGCATGAATGCCGAAAATCTGATTGCCAACCTAAAGGAAGCCGGGTATGGAATTACCCACCACGAAGCCCGTGGTGGCAGCGAAAACGTAAGCATTATTTACAGCATTATCAATCGGAAAGAAATTAAGAAAGTTGAAAAGATTGTAAAAAATTCGAACCCCAAAGCTTTTTACTCTGTTGAAGACGTAAAGTTTGTAAACGAAGGCGTATTCCCTATCCGGGCTGCCGCTTCGCGCTTGCGGAAAGGAAAATAA
- a CDS encoding TetR/AcrR family transcriptional regulator: MPRSPEQFDELRKQKKHLIMGTALELFAENGYHATSISQIAAKAKISKGLTYNYFSSKKAILDELMQHGFEEIYNNLDLNHDGVLSEEEFMFFIRQNFKLLRENLQHWKLFFSLLLQPQISKVFAETYAEKAKPVFEMFYGFIEARGSKNPEADLMAIAAMLEGAFLYAVAAPDVFPVEKMEQAVIDACFKIINKH, from the coding sequence ATGCCAAGAAGTCCGGAACAATTTGACGAACTGAGAAAACAGAAAAAGCACCTGATTATGGGAACAGCATTGGAGCTATTTGCCGAAAATGGTTACCACGCCACCTCCATTAGTCAGATAGCCGCTAAAGCAAAAATATCGAAAGGTCTTACCTACAACTATTTTTCAAGCAAAAAAGCAATTCTCGATGAGTTGATGCAGCATGGTTTTGAGGAAATCTACAACAACCTGGATCTTAACCACGATGGTGTTCTTTCTGAAGAAGAATTTATGTTTTTTATCCGGCAAAATTTTAAACTCTTACGCGAAAATCTGCAGCACTGGAAACTTTTCTTTTCTCTGTTACTGCAGCCTCAAATCTCAAAGGTGTTTGCCGAAACCTATGCGGAAAAAGCAAAGCCTGTTTTCGAGATGTTTTATGGGTTTATTGAAGCCCGGGGCAGCAAAAATCCGGAAGCCGACCTGATGGCCATAGCAGCAATGCTTGAAGGAGCCTTTTTATACGCCGTAGCTGCCCCCGATGTTTTTCCGGTAGAAAAAATGGAACAGGCTGTTATTGATGCCTGCTTTAAAATAATTAACAAGCATTAA
- the cas1 gene encoding type II CRISPR-associated endonuclease Cas1, with protein sequence MIKRTLFISNPYHLSLKNKQLQISERGGMVVGAASVEDLGFLVLDHPQISFTMKLVEELSEFNVATVFCDSKHMPTSMLLSLDAHYIQSELFRAQVAASEPLKKNLWKQTIEAKIRNQARLLDKLNKKSLQLKTIAKTIKSGDSDNREGFAARIYWSALLGTEFVRDRYGEPPNNFLNYGYILLRSAVARALAGSGLLATLGIHHRNRYNAFCLADDIMEPYRPYVDEIAVDLNEKYPGTFGLEKEHKAELLQLMATDVKIGENKRPLMLALSQTTASLARCFAGEQRKISYPVFE encoded by the coding sequence ATGATAAAACGTACGCTATTTATTTCCAACCCCTATCACCTTTCGTTAAAAAACAAACAGTTACAAATTTCCGAGCGTGGAGGTATGGTAGTTGGCGCTGCCTCTGTTGAGGATTTAGGCTTTCTGGTGCTCGACCATCCGCAAATATCGTTTACCATGAAACTGGTGGAAGAACTAAGCGAGTTTAATGTGGCAACCGTTTTTTGCGATAGCAAGCACATGCCAACGTCAATGCTTTTATCGCTCGATGCCCACTATATTCAAAGCGAATTGTTTCGTGCCCAGGTAGCGGCTTCCGAACCCCTTAAAAAGAACTTGTGGAAACAAACCATCGAAGCAAAGATCAGAAACCAGGCCCGTTTGCTCGATAAACTGAATAAAAAAAGCCTGCAGCTTAAAACCATTGCCAAAACCATAAAAAGTGGCGACAGCGACAACCGCGAAGGTTTTGCCGCCCGTATTTACTGGAGTGCCTTGCTCGGGACAGAATTTGTACGCGACCGCTATGGCGAGCCACCCAATAATTTTCTGAATTATGGTTATATCCTTTTGCGTTCGGCAGTGGCGCGGGCATTGGCTGGGTCGGGACTGCTGGCCACACTGGGCATTCACCACCGTAACCGTTACAATGCCTTTTGCCTGGCCGACGATATTATGGAACCCTACCGGCCTTATGTAGACGAAATTGCCGTTGATTTAAACGAAAAATACCCCGGTACTTTTGGCCTGGAAAAGGAACATAAAGCCGAACTACTGCAGTTAATGGCTACCGATGTGAAAATTGGGGAAAACAAACGCCCGCTTATGCTTGCCCTTTCGCAAACCACCGCCTCGCTGGCCCGGTGTTTTGCCGGCGAACAACGTAAAATCAGCTACCCTGTTTTTGAATAA
- the cas9 gene encoding type II CRISPR RNA-guided endonuclease Cas9 (Cas9, originally named Csn1, is the large, multifunctional signature protein of type II CRISPR/Cas systems. It is well known even to general audiences because its RNA-guided endonuclease activity has made it a popular tool for custom editing of eukaryotic genomes.): MAKILGLDLGTNSIGWAVVEKEDGKFALVDKGVRIFQRGYGDEHQDSSRAAERTLHRGARKLNYRRKGRKIELLRLLGAEYHPFTEEELIAWHKSKKYPVRQELIDWFKLNPYDLRKKAIDGGKLSQKELGRIFYHLTQRRGFKSNKKDSTSVDGESNGNERNLPKDIVLDREYRAKNGDISLSQKLYNDLSEGKKVRNSSEKNNISRITLEDDFKGICKNQNLNNDFIEDVRRTIFDARPLKSQKGNVGRCVFEKGKPRCPISSVEFEEYRMYSFINNIKVKRKDEPKKEFKSLYEQTYFELDIEKDIVPTFFRQKTSFKFQDIRKKFDKHDNADLYEFNYKDNITVSGCPVSAHLKAIFGNEWKTKIFKRNGVNSKGNEIEYNIFDIWHLLFDHYIQDKKDEPLLKIAKEIFELEPEQSKKLLEAPITQGYTNLSFKAIAKIIPFLKKGFRLDQAIIFANIPTVLGLDKDDDLPDDIYEDILDIFNNYGDEKKRNTIVNDCISTFRNESKNAHSNYQIDDIDKQIIEKQAKKKFGEKTWNDLSEVEQISILDELGNNFENQLRQGGVGGQFIKTESIKQKVKDYLVNNLGIATQLTDKVYHPSAIELYEKVEYNDKGLRLLGSPIIDSIKNPLFMRSMCELRKVVNELLKTNIIDNETQIIVELGRDVNDYNMRKAIERYQRERETENEFYKHLLEEFYKEKNIKKTPSVEEGQRVKFWVEQLDDEQDSEAFYTKLEEHTAQYTKKEDRIKLPQYAIEKYRLWREQKGICPYTHNPIGMADLLNGNKYDFEHTVPLSKSFDNSLANKTIAESHFNRYKKGNKAPFELEAEDRKKVAQFIERWEIKVEELEKRIEKQKGKAKNIQDKERKNQNIQERHYLRLHLKYWKTKVNNFKIKEITDGFKNRQFADISIINKYALMYLRSCFDNVSNISSRFIDEYRTIVGYEKSRNYHTHHTIDAVFCACAVDFARRKPDALAKLERYYKINNQYKKATWFDKEGDEAKISSLKEKLEKAKDDLVPWSQFRDDLENLGNSVLVSRRFQDNLKKQTKKKIRSRGKVEHRAANIDGDGNVLEWKYKTDIHGNKIPVKGKMCDENPDFVLHCFKDGKKKRLEVLGDYPEYSEDTIYSQGYLYVRNKNKDVCYEKEARYTWHNDRSDAKTNGLRRRFHEATLYGALKKPELNDEGKFKFDENNNIILQKNKNGEDIVFNNIRKKLEDARKATNSIVDETLRKIITDDNRRSKLLKPKDEERAILFTIPPKKIMKQVLAVIEEISKCNSQEEVVLLDDKKRKLRLQYRSEATKIGRVRCFKSINPISIKENSHKAMKDGSEKESMAHKHYALSVKDMTYAAAIYEFEKIDKATGELKKVERHLEIVTDYEVADFLRGDKVQNSPFPANVKFKDGKQEVLVSNPKIIQSGKYVLFYKDEDEKEDFIKCINHNDISTELANTFSKRLYRIDAIETGPPLRINFCIHNSAMKKKSTDKNEITIQKYMDENKLKDSQLKLDDSVPWYRITKKNWNFLVEGIDFRISPIGKIERI, translated from the coding sequence ATGGCTAAAATATTAGGACTCGACCTCGGAACAAACAGCATCGGATGGGCTGTGGTAGAAAAAGAAGATGGAAAATTTGCTCTTGTGGATAAAGGGGTAAGGATTTTCCAACGTGGCTATGGCGATGAACATCAAGATTCATCAAGAGCTGCAGAACGTACGCTGCACAGAGGTGCACGGAAATTAAATTACAGAAGAAAGGGCAGGAAAATAGAATTGTTGCGTCTTTTAGGGGCAGAATACCATCCTTTTACAGAAGAGGAATTAATTGCCTGGCATAAATCGAAGAAATATCCAGTAAGACAAGAATTAATTGATTGGTTTAAATTGAATCCATATGATTTGCGGAAAAAGGCAATTGATGGAGGGAAATTATCGCAAAAAGAATTGGGGCGCATTTTTTATCATCTAACCCAGAGAAGAGGTTTTAAAAGCAACAAAAAGGATAGTACTTCAGTTGATGGCGAAAGTAATGGTAATGAAAGAAATTTACCAAAAGATATTGTGCTAGATAGAGAATATCGTGCAAAAAATGGAGATATTTCACTGAGTCAGAAGTTATATAATGATTTATCTGAAGGAAAAAAGGTAAGGAATTCTTCAGAAAAGAATAATATATCAAGAATTACTTTAGAAGATGATTTCAAAGGTATCTGTAAAAATCAGAATTTGAATAACGATTTTATTGAAGATGTTAGACGGACTATTTTTGACGCACGACCTTTAAAATCACAGAAAGGTAATGTTGGTAGGTGCGTTTTTGAAAAAGGGAAACCTCGTTGTCCGATAAGTTCAGTTGAATTTGAGGAATACAGAATGTACTCCTTTATCAATAATATAAAGGTTAAAAGAAAGGATGAACCAAAAAAGGAGTTCAAATCTCTGTATGAGCAAACTTATTTTGAATTAGATATTGAGAAAGATATTGTTCCGACATTTTTTAGGCAAAAGACATCTTTCAAATTTCAAGATATTCGCAAAAAATTTGACAAGCATGATAACGCAGACCTTTATGAGTTCAATTATAAAGATAATATCACGGTCAGCGGTTGTCCTGTGAGTGCTCATCTGAAAGCGATATTTGGCAATGAATGGAAAACTAAAATTTTTAAAAGGAATGGGGTTAATTCAAAAGGAAATGAAATCGAATATAACATTTTCGATATCTGGCATCTTTTATTCGACCATTATATCCAAGATAAAAAAGATGAACCATTATTGAAGATTGCAAAAGAAATATTTGAATTAGAACCTGAACAATCCAAAAAATTATTGGAGGCTCCGATAACTCAGGGATATACTAATTTAAGTTTTAAGGCTATTGCTAAAATAATACCGTTCTTAAAAAAGGGTTTTCGATTAGACCAAGCAATAATTTTTGCAAATATTCCAACTGTATTGGGTTTAGATAAAGATGATGACTTACCTGATGATATTTATGAAGATATTCTGGATATTTTCAATAATTATGGGGATGAGAAAAAACGAAATACGATTGTGAATGATTGTATTTCCACTTTCAGGAACGAATCTAAAAATGCTCATTCTAATTATCAAATTGATGATATTGACAAGCAAATAATTGAAAAGCAGGCTAAAAAGAAATTCGGAGAGAAAACATGGAATGACCTTTCGGAAGTAGAGCAAATCAGTATACTGGATGAACTTGGAAACAATTTTGAAAATCAACTAAGACAAGGTGGCGTTGGAGGACAGTTTATAAAAACAGAATCCATAAAACAAAAAGTAAAAGATTATCTCGTCAATAATTTAGGAATTGCTACGCAATTAACTGACAAAGTTTATCATCCTTCTGCAATTGAATTATATGAGAAGGTTGAGTACAATGATAAAGGACTGAGATTGCTTGGTAGTCCAATTATCGATTCAATAAAAAATCCGTTGTTTATGCGCTCAATGTGTGAATTGCGGAAAGTCGTAAATGAATTGCTAAAGACCAATATTATTGACAATGAAACTCAAATTATTGTTGAACTCGGTAGGGATGTTAACGATTACAATATGCGAAAAGCTATTGAGCGCTATCAGAGGGAAAGAGAAACAGAGAATGAGTTTTATAAACATCTTTTAGAGGAGTTTTATAAGGAAAAAAACATAAAAAAAACTCCTAGTGTTGAAGAAGGTCAGAGAGTTAAATTTTGGGTTGAACAGCTTGACGATGAACAAGATTCTGAGGCATTTTATACAAAACTGGAAGAACACACAGCCCAATACACAAAAAAAGAAGACCGTATTAAACTTCCTCAATATGCTATTGAAAAGTATCGCTTGTGGAGAGAACAAAAAGGAATATGTCCTTATACGCATAATCCTATTGGCATGGCTGACCTTTTAAATGGAAACAAATACGATTTTGAACACACCGTTCCGTTAAGCAAATCTTTTGATAATTCTTTGGCAAATAAAACGATTGCTGAAAGCCATTTCAATAGATATAAAAAAGGGAATAAAGCACCTTTTGAGTTAGAGGCTGAAGATAGAAAGAAGGTTGCCCAATTTATTGAACGTTGGGAGATTAAGGTTGAAGAACTCGAAAAAAGAATTGAGAAGCAAAAAGGGAAAGCAAAGAATATTCAAGATAAGGAGCGTAAAAATCAGAATATTCAGGAACGACATTATTTACGTTTGCATCTTAAATACTGGAAAACGAAGGTGAATAATTTCAAGATTAAAGAGATAACTGATGGTTTTAAAAACAGGCAATTCGCGGATATAAGCATAATTAATAAATATGCTTTGATGTATTTGAGAAGCTGCTTTGATAATGTTTCCAATATTAGCTCCCGGTTTATTGACGAATACAGGACAATCGTTGGATATGAGAAAAGCCGGAATTACCACACTCACCATACTATTGACGCTGTTTTTTGTGCGTGTGCAGTTGATTTTGCACGTAGAAAACCAGATGCTTTGGCAAAACTAGAACGGTATTATAAAATAAATAACCAATACAAAAAGGCAACTTGGTTTGACAAGGAGGGAGATGAGGCTAAGATTTCAAGCCTTAAAGAAAAGCTTGAGAAAGCAAAAGACGATTTGGTTCCTTGGAGTCAATTCCGTGACGACCTGGAAAATTTGGGAAACTCTGTTTTAGTTTCAAGAAGATTTCAGGACAACCTTAAAAAGCAAACAAAGAAAAAGATTAGGTCCAGAGGGAAAGTTGAACATAGAGCCGCAAATATTGATGGCGATGGTAACGTTCTTGAATGGAAATATAAAACAGATATTCATGGTAATAAAATACCCGTAAAAGGGAAGATGTGTGACGAGAATCCTGATTTTGTGTTGCACTGTTTTAAAGATGGAAAGAAAAAAAGGCTTGAGGTGTTAGGTGATTATCCGGAGTACTCTGAGGACACAATTTATTCACAGGGCTATTTATATGTGCGAAATAAAAATAAGGATGTTTGTTACGAAAAAGAAGCACGTTATACCTGGCATAATGATAGAAGTGATGCTAAAACAAATGGATTAAGGCGAAGATTTCATGAAGCAACTTTATATGGAGCATTAAAGAAGCCCGAATTGAATGATGAAGGCAAGTTTAAATTCGATGAAAACAACAATATAATTCTTCAAAAGAATAAGAATGGAGAAGACATTGTGTTTAATAATATTCGGAAGAAGCTGGAAGACGCAAGAAAAGCTACGAACTCTATTGTTGATGAGACTCTTCGGAAAATAATTACGGATGACAATCGGAGAAGCAAGTTGTTGAAACCTAAAGATGAAGAAAGAGCTATACTGTTTACTATTCCTCCTAAAAAAATAATGAAGCAGGTATTGGCAGTTATTGAAGAAATTTCAAAATGTAATAGTCAAGAAGAAGTTGTGTTACTTGATGATAAAAAGAGAAAACTAAGGTTACAATACAGAAGTGAGGCCACAAAGATTGGAAGAGTAAGGTGCTTTAAAAGTATTAATCCGATAAGCATTAAAGAAAACTCTCATAAAGCAATGAAAGATGGAAGTGAAAAAGAAAGTATGGCGCATAAGCATTATGCATTGTCAGTAAAGGATATGACATATGCTGCTGCAATTTATGAGTTTGAAAAAATAGATAAAGCAACAGGCGAATTAAAAAAAGTTGAACGTCATTTAGAGATTGTTACAGATTATGAAGTCGCAGACTTTTTAAGAGGTGACAAAGTGCAAAATTCACCATTCCCAGCCAATGTGAAATTTAAAGATGGGAAACAGGAGGTATTAGTTTCAAATCCCAAAATTATTCAGTCAGGAAAGTATGTTTTGTTTTATAAAGATGAAGATGAGAAAGAAGATTTTATAAAATGTATAAATCATAACGACATTTCAACGGAGCTTGCCAATACATTTTCTAAAAGACTTTATAGGATTGATGCTATTGAGACAGGACCTCCTCTTCGAATTAATTTTTGTATTCATAATTCAGCAATGAAAAAGAAGAGTACTGATAAAAATGAAATAACAATTCAGAAGTATATGGATGAGAATAAGTTGAAAGATTCTCAACTTAAACTTGATGATAGTGTACCTTGGTACAGAATAACAAAGAAAAATTGGAATTTTCTTGTTGAGGGGATAGATTTTAGGATTTCTCCGATAGGCAAGATTGAGAGAATATAA